The DNA sequence AGTTGCAGGGCGATGCCCACCTGGTTGGCCAGATGTCGAAGGGCTGCCATTTCGTCTTCCAGCGGATGCCGGCCGCGCGGCGAACCGCACTGGAGGACACCGTTGCCCGCGCCTTGCGAGACCATGGGCAGGCTCAGCGATGTGGCCGTGAGAACCGGCTCCTTGGTCGCGTGGCTGCGCCGCGCCGCGTCTGCGTCGATGGCCTTCCCGGCTGCGACCTCCAATCCGCCCGCTTCCGGGTCGGAGACAAAGATGGTGGCCGCCGTGAGGCCCGCCGAATCGAGCAGCCTGCCTTGCAACTGCCCCAGGATCTCGGCCGCCGATCGAGGCCGGAAGACTTCCTCGCTGAGGGCGTAAATCCGCTCTACAGCCTGGCGCTGTCTGGTCAGGCGGCCCAGTCGCCGCCACCAAACCAGCGACGCCAAGAGCATGGACACGATAGCCGTGCCGACAGTAGTTGGGTTCAGAGAGCCCGCAGCGCTGAAATCCATGGCAACAACCGCTCGTCTAAAAAGTCGGGCACGGCCAGGCCGGCCAGCGGAGCGTCCGACAGCGTTGTCAGCAGCCCTACGAGATGGGCGCCCGCCGCGCGTGCAGCCTGCATTCCTCCGGGGGAATCCTCGAACACGACGCAATTGGCGGGATTCTGGCCCAGACGTGCCGTCGCGGTGAGGTACACCTCAGGATCCGGTTTCGGCCTGGAAACCTGGTGGCCGTCGACAATGGTCTGAAAGCAATCGGTGAGACCCGCGCCACCCAGTACGAAGTCGACGTTCAGCGGCTCGGCATTGGTCGTCAGGGCGCAGGGCACACCTTGGGCATGGGCTGTGCGCACGAACTCCACGACGCCGGGCACCAGCTGCGCCTGCAGGACGGGCGCCATCATCTCGCGGTAAAGCTGCTCTTTCTCGGCGCCATGGCGGAAGACTTCACTCTCGGGCAGGTCGGGCCCAAAGACGTCGCGGACAATCTGGTCGTTCCGCTTGCCCAGCATGCGGGCCATGATGCCTTTGGAGTCGACGCCCAGACGGGAAAGGTAAAGCTCCCAGGCGCGCGTATGCAGAACCGTTGACTCAACGATTACTCCATCCATATCGAAAAGGAACGCCAGACCCGGGGCAACGTGAAGATTCTCGAACACTTGCGGGCATGATAGCATAGCCGCCCCACCGGTGATCCGCCGGCGCGATGACGGCGGCACGGACCATAAGCGAGTGGTTCGCCGCCCTGCTAGAACGAGTAGCGAATCTGCGCGAAGGCGTTGCGTCCCGGCTCGGGCACCTTGACGCCGGCCGAGAAGGGGTCGCGGTAGTAGGAGAGATTCTCGTAGTAGAAGCGGTTCAGCAGGTTGTCCAGGCTGAAGCTGGCCGAGACGCGGCGCACGGTGAAGCCGAGCTTCAGGCCCAACAAGGCGTAGCCGGCCGTGGGGACCTCGCCCAGGTCCGAGCTGACCAGGGACTGGCGGTTCGAGGCCGTGGTGTTGATCTCGGCGAAGGCCCAGCGGTGGGTGTAGCGCAACGCACTCCAGCCGCGCAGCGGGGGCATCTCGGGCAGGTTGCGGCTGTTCACGTTCGCCGCGGGCCGCAGGTCGGCGATGCCTCGCGTGTAGGAGCCGCCGCCGTCCAGCGAGAGTTTGTCCGTGAGCTTCGTGTGGTAGGAGAGTTCGCCGCCGTAGAACCGCGCGTCGATGTTAGTGAAGGAACGCGCGTTGGTGGCCATCATCATGCCGCCGCTCATCAAGGCCATCTGCTTGTTCACGAGGATGTAGTTGTCCAGGAACGAGTAG is a window from the uncultured Paludibaculum sp. genome containing:
- a CDS encoding HAD family phosphatase, giving the protein MFENLHVAPGLAFLFDMDGVIVESTVLHTRAWELYLSRLGVDSKGIMARMLGKRNDQIVRDVFGPDLPESEVFRHGAEKEQLYREMMAPVLQAQLVPGVVEFVRTAHAQGVPCALTTNAEPLNVDFVLGGAGLTDCFQTIVDGHQVSRPKPDPEVYLTATARLGQNPANCVVFEDSPGGMQAARAAGAHLVGLLTTLSDAPLAGLAVPDFLDERLLPWISALRAL